A genomic stretch from Anser cygnoides isolate HZ-2024a breed goose chromosome 30, Taihu_goose_T2T_genome, whole genome shotgun sequence includes:
- the LOC136787579 gene encoding olfactory receptor 14C36-like encodes MSNSSSISEFLLLAFADTRELQLLHFGLFLGIYLAALLGNGLILTAVACEHRLHTPMYFFLLNLALLDLGCISTTLPKATANALWDTRAISYQGCAAQVFFFLFFISAEYFTLTVMSYDRYVAICKPLHYGSLVGSRACAQMAAAAWGSGFLNAVLHTATTFSLPLCQGNAVDQFFCEIPQIFKLSCSGSDYLKEVRLLVVSACLAFGCFVFIVVSYVLIFRVVLKIPSEQGQHKAFSTCLPHLAVVSLFVSTAVFAHLKPPSISSPSLDFVVSFLYSVVPPALNPLIYSMRNQDLKEAVKKLFGHMLL; translated from the coding sequence atgtccaacagcagctccatcagtgagttcctcctgctggcattcgcagacacacgcgagctgcagctcctgcacttcgggctcttcctgggcatctacctggctgccctcctgggcaacggcctcatcctcaccgccgtagcctgcgaacaccgcctccacacccccatgtacttcttcctcctcaacctcgccctcctcgacctgggctgcatctccaccactctccccaaagccacggccaatgccctctgggacaccagggccatctcctatcagggatgtgctgcacaggtctttttctttctcttctttatatcagcagaatattttactcttactgtcatgtcctacgaccgctacgttgccatctgcaagcccctgcactacgggagcctcgtgggcagcagagcttgtgcccagatggcagcagctgcctggggcagtggctttctcaatgctgtcctgcacacggccactacattttccctgcccctctgccaaggcaatgctgtggaccagttcttctgtgaaatcccccagatcttcaagctctcctgctcaggttCAGACTACCTAAAGGAAGTTAGACTTCTGGTGGTTAGTGCatgtttagcatttggctgttttgtcttcattgtggtgtcctatgtgctgATCTTCAGGGTGGTGCTgaagatcccctctgagcagggccagcacaaagccttttccacgtgcctccctcacctggccgtggtctccctgtttgtcagcactgccgTGTTTGcccacctgaagcccccctccatctcttccccatccttGGACTTTgtggtgtcatttctgtactcagtggtgcctccagcattgaaccccctcatctacagcatgaggaaccaggacctcaAGGAGGCAGTGAAGAAACTCTTTGGACACATGCTTTTGTGA
- the LOC136787577 gene encoding olfactory receptor 14A16-like, translated as MSNISSVSEFLLLAFTDTRELQLLHFALFLGIYLAALLGNGLILTAVACDHRLHTPMYFFLLNLALLDLGCISTTLPKAMANALWDTRAISYQGCAVQVLFLVFLLGAEFSLLTVMSYDRYVAICKPLHYGSLVGSRACAQMAAAAWGSGFLNAVLHTATTFSLPLCQGNAVDQFFCEIPQILKLSCSDAYLREAGLTAVTFCLGIGCFVFIVLSYVQIFRAVMRMPSEQGRHKAFSICLPHLAVVSLFISTGMFAYLKPPSISSPSLNMVLSFLYSVVPPAVNPLIYSIRNKELRNSVKTVLEYTILQYIYI; from the coding sequence ATGTCCAAcatcagctctgtgagcgagttcctcctgctggcattcacagacacgcgggagctgcagctcctgcactttgcgctcttcctgggcatctacctggctgccctcctgggcaacggcctcatcctcaccgccgtcgcctgcgaccaccgcctccacacccccatgtacttcttcctcctcaacctcgccctcctcgacctgggctgcatctccaccactctccccaaagccatggccaatgccctctgggacaccagggccatctcctatcaaggatgtgctgtCCAAGTCCTCTTTTTAGTCTTCTTGCTTGGAGCAGAGTTTTCCCTTCTCACGgtcatgtcctatgaccgctacgttgccatctgcaagcccctgcactatgggagcctcgtgggcagcagagcttgtgcccagatggcagcagctgcctggggcagtggctttctcaatgctgtcctgcacacggccactacattttccctgcccctctgccaaggcaatgctgtggaccagttcttctgtgagatcccccagatcctcaagctctcctgctcagatgcatACCTCAGGGAAGCTGGGCTTACTGCAGTCACCTTCTGTTTAGGTATTGGTTGCTTCGtcttcattgtgctgtcctatgtcCAGATTTTCAGGGCTGTGATGAGGATGCCGTCTGAGCAGGGcaggcacaaagccttttccatttgcctccctcacctggccgtggtgTCCCTGTTTATCAGTactggcatgtttgcctacctgaagcccccctccatctcctccccatccctgaacATGGtgttgtcatttctgtactcagtggtgcctccagcagtgaaccccctcatctacagcatcaGGAATAAGGAACTAAGGAATTCAGTGAAGACAGTTCTAGAATACACAATTCttcaatatatttacatataa
- the LOC136787578 gene encoding olfactory receptor 14C36-like translates to MSNSSSITEFLLLAFADTRELQLLHFGLFLGIYLAALLGNGLILTAVACDHRLHTPMDFFLLNLALLDLGCISTTLPKAMANALWDTRAISYQGCAAQVFFFVFFIGAEYSLLTIMSYDRYVAICKPLHYGSLVGSRACAQMAAAAWGSGFLNAVLHTATTFSLPLCQGNAVDQFFCEIPQILKLSCSDAYLREDGALVFSVSLVFVCFVFIVLSYVQIFRAVLRMPSEQGRHKTFSTCLPHLAMVSLFVSTAMVAYLKPPSISSPSLDLVVAVLYSVVPPAVNPLIYSMRNKELNHVLWKLMTRCVSEAINFHSTSADD, encoded by the coding sequence atgtccaacagcagctccatcaccgagttcctcctgctggcattcgcagacacgcgggagctgcagctcctgcacttcgggctcttcctgggcatctacctggctgccctcctgggcaacggcctcatcctcaccgccgtagcctgcgaccaccgcctccacacccccatggacttcttcctcctcaacctcgccctcctcgacctgggctgcatctccaccactctccccaaagccatggccaatgccctctgggacaccagggccatctcctatcaagggtgtgctgcacaggtcttcttttttgtcttcttcattggagcagagtattcccttctcaccatcatgtcctacgaccgctatgttgccatctgcaagcccctgcactacgggagcctcgtgggcagcagagcttgtgcccagatggcagcagctgcctggggcagtggctttctcaatgctgtcctgcacacggccactacattttccctgcccctctgccaaggcaatgcagtggaccagttcttctgtgaaatcccccagatcctcaaactctcctgctcagatgcctacctcagagaagatggggcacttgtgtttagtgtttctttagtatttgtttgttttgttttcattgtgctgtcctatgtgcagatcttcagggcagtgctgaggatgccctctgagcagggccggcacaaaaccttttccacgtgcctccctcacctggccatggtctccctgtttgtcagcactgccatggttgcctacctgaagcccccctccatctcttccccatccctggacctggtggtggcagttctgtactccgtggtgcctccagcagtgaaccccctcatctacagcatgaggaacaaggagctcAATCATGTGCTCTGGAAATTGATGACTAGATGTGTTTCGGAAGCAATAAATTTCCATTCTACCTCTGCAGATGACTAA